Part of the Carnobacterium pleistocenium FTR1 genome is shown below.
ATTATTTGCCATATCTGTTATAAAGAAACGAAAAGTAGCAGAAATAACATTGATATCTGAATGGATAATAGGTGCGAATAAATTGGCATGCAATACTAATAATAAGCTACTGTAAATAAGTGAAAAACCTATAATCCGCTTATTTTTAAAAAGAGGCTCCTTACCTTTGAAAACTAGATAACCCCCGTATATCCCAACTAAAATCGCTGCTATGATAAAGGTATTTCCAACAAAAAAACGGAATAAATTTGCACTAAAGATTCCCGCAAAACCCGTTTGTGAGACTGAAAAAATACTTAAGATAATAAAAATAAAACCAATAATTTCAAAAGAAAGACGATTATTCGCGTTTTTTTTAGATACATTACTCTTTTTTTTCACTGCCAAAATTTTCTTCCCTCCTTACAGTTTTCTAGGTCTATAATTTTTAGTGTTGATAATTTTAATTCAATTACTTATCCAAATTTTTTTGGAGCAATCGGGTTGCTTGTAGCCAGAAAGGAAGCCTTATGAGGCTATTGATAGCATACAGGCGATTCAATTGCTCCACAAGAAAACCCGTCCATTCTGGAATAAATTTCATTTTGAAGTATCAATACTATTTGTCATATCACCGTTTTTCTTTAATTATACACAAAATCTACGTTAAACGGAACAAAGTAAAAGGATGAAATAGACAATCGTTACTGTCTGATCCACCCCTTCTTAACTTTAATTATCTTTTTTTTCCATTGCAGCCTTCATTGCTAAGGCTAATGGACTTTCAGCTTCTTCTTGTTTATTTATTTTTTGCATCAATTTATTCGTTTCGTGTTTACTAGGTTTTTTACTAGACTTGCCTTCTATTTTTTCAGATACATTACAATATTTGCACTTGAAATAATTCCCACTTTTCCCTTCATGAATTTCCATTTTCCGGTGACACTGTGCACATCGATGATTAGAAACTTTCGGATCTTTTCTCCGTTTATACGAACAAGTTGAACTGCTACAAATAAGCAATTTCCCATCACGACCACTTCGTTCTTTCAATAATTCGCCGCAGTCAGGACATATTTTAGTTGTTAATGCATGATCCTTGTAGGTTTCTGTACTTTTTTTAATTTCTGATACTAAACGAGCTGTTTCTTTTCTAATTTGTTTTAAAAATTCCTCTTTTTCCAACATACCTTTTGCAATTTCTTCCAATGACTTCTCCCATTTACTTGTGAGCTCTGGAGTCACTAATGTTGGATTTACTAATGTTAGCAGTTGTTGACCTTTAGGTGTAGTACTTAACTTGTTCTGATTCCGTTCCATCAAGTCGCTTTTAATGAGTTTCTCAATGATTTCAGCACGAGTAGCAGGCGTACCTAATCCATTTTTCTCCATATTCTGAAGCAGATTCCCTTCAGATAACCGAGCTGGAGCTTCTGTCAGTTGTTTTTCTATTTTATAAGTTGCATGGTTTATTTGCTCATTCAACTTATAAACATTTTCAGACTGTTTTTGTACGTCTTTTTTCCACCCTTTTTCAATTACTTCTTCTTGCTGCAGTTCAAATAAGATGTTAGCTGTCGAAAAAACGACGGTTGTCTTAGATACTTTATAGGCTGGTAAAAACAATCCTACAAATCGTTCAACAACCATACGGTAAATTTTCAACTCATCGGCTTCCATTTTTTCTGGGCGTGGACGCTCTTCAGTTGGAATAATTCCATGATGGTCCGTTACTTTTGCAGTATTAAAGACACCTTTTTGAGTTACTTTGGCTCCATTTTTCAAGATTTCTTTAACTTCCTGAGGAGCAAAATTTTGAATAGCCAATACTCTCTCTTTCATTGTTCCCATCATGTCTTGCGTTAAATATTTTGAGTCTGTTCTTGGATAAGACAGCACCTTATGACGTTCATATAATGTTTGCATCAAACTAAGTGTTTTCTTTGCTGAAAATTGATAGCGTTGGTTTGCTTCGCGCTGAAGTTCGGTCAAATCAAACGGCAAAGGAGCTTGTTGAACAGATTGCTTTTCTTTTATATCCAGAACTGACACTGGCTGGTTTTTTAATGAGGCTACTAAGGCTTCCGCCTTTTTTCGTTCATTATATTTACGGGGCGCACCCGATTGCACCAACGCTTTTTTTCCATTAACAATCAATTGAATAGTATAAAAAGTTTCTGGAACAAATGAGTGTATTTTCGCTTCTTGCTTACGCACCATAGCTAACGTCGGAGTCTGAACTCGTCCAGCAGATAAATTATCTTGATATTTTACGGTCAATGCTCTTGTGACATTTAAGCCAATCAGCCAGTCTGCTTCTGAGCGTGCTATAGCAGAATCGTATAGTGTGTCGTATTTTTTGCTAGGCTGTAACTGATTAAAACCATCTTTGATTGCTTTATCCGTTTGTGAAGAGATCCAAAGTCTTTTTACTGGCTTATTAAAATGAACATACTCTAGTATCCAACGTGCAACTAGTTCTCCCTCACGTCCAGCATCGGTAGCAATGACGGCTGATTCAATGTCTTTTCGCTCAGCAAGTTGTTTGATTGCTTTTAATTGACCTCTTGTATTTTTCAATGGTGTAATCATCATTTTTTCTGGAATAAGTGGCAAGGTATTTAGATCCCAGGTTGCCCATTCTTTTTTATACTCTTCAGGCATTTTCAACCCTAATAAATGACCTAGTGCCCACGTTACGATAACGTCTTTTCCTTCAATATGCGTTTTACTTTTCTGTGTGGCTCCTAGTACTCGTGCAATTTCTTTTCCTACACTTGGTTTTTCGGCAATAATTAATGTTTTCATGATTGTTCCTTTCTTAAAACAGCTTATCATTTCAATTTTTTCTATGAATTGCTGTGCATTCATTGTAAATTATCTCTATACTCAATGCAACAATCCCAAAAATGATTTCTATTCCTTTATATTCAGAACAAAGAATATTTGACCAAATTCAAAGGAATCGTTAAAATAAACTAACATAAGCAACCGATTTCTTTTGAAAAGGAAGGAGATATAATGACTTCATTTTTTAGAACAATCAAACAATTTATTTTTCCAATAAACAAAGCAGATGAGTCTTCAAAAAATCAGACCAATAATGGAGGGATTTCTATGAAAAAAGTTTCTATTCGTGTAGCAGGATTGGTGCAAGGTGTTGGTTTTCGTTTCTCAACAAAATTAGTGGCCGATCAGATAGGTGTTTATGGTATTGTTCGAAATGAATCTGATGGAAGTGTCTATATAGAAGCCAACGGGGCTCCAGAAAAAATTGACCTATTTATCGAAAAAATAAGAAATTCCCCTTCGCCAAGTGGCAATGTTGATTCTATAATAGTTGAAGAACTTCCTTCCTTAAAGATTAGAGATAAGTTCACAATAAGCAATTGAAAACCAGACAGCAATCCTGTATAGTAAGTAATGTTACTTAATTTAATAAAAATGAAGGATTGTGAACAATGAAAAATTTCAAAAAATTACTTCTATCGGGAACACTTTTAAGTGTCGTGTTTTTTTTGTCAGGTTGTATGGGTCGTGACTCTGATGGTAATCCTAGTGGTACAATTTATGAGTTATTAGTAGTTCCAACACAACGAGTAATTATTCAACTGGCTGATTTATTTGGAGGTAGTTATGGACTGTCCATTATAGCTATTACATTAGCTGTGCGTCTAATTATTTTACCTTTAAATTTAAGTCAATCTAAAAAATCAATTATTCAACAAGAAAAAATGGCTATGATCAAACCAGAAATGGATGAGGTTCAAAAGAAACAAAAAGCTGCTGTTAGTGCTGAAGAAAAAGCTGCTGCACAACAAGAACTCATGAGCTTATATAAAGATAATAACATGAGTATGCTAGGCGGTATCGGCTGTTTACCATTATTGATCCAAATGCCGATTTTTACTGCTATGTTTCAAGCTATCAGTTTATCGAAAGAAATTGGAAGTAGTACTTTCTTAGGTTTTAGTTTAGGAGATCAAAATATCGCTCTTGCTATTGCAGCTGGTGCAGTTTATTTTGTTCAATCTTATGTTTCTATGATTGGCCTTCCAGATGAACAAAAGAAACAAATGCGTACAATGATGTATGTTAGTCCAATAATGATTTTAATGGTTTCATTTACTTCTCCTGCTGGATTGGGATTATATTGGTTTGTCGGAGGGGTTTTCGCGGTATTCCAAACACTTATTACCAATTTTATCTTTAAACCAAGAATAAGAGCCCAGTTAGAAGAAGAAGCTAAGAAACGTCCTGTTAAACCAAAACGGACGATTAAACAAGCTGAGCCCGTTGAACAAAAAACTAAAGAGTTAAATCAACCTTCTAATAATAAAAATACTCATGGAAGAAATGCTGGTAAACAGCAAAATAAACGTTAAAAAAAGTGCCTACTCAAATGAGTAGGTACTTTTTTTGACTATATTTTTTAGTAATGATAAATTTAATCCAAGCGATTATCTAAAATGGACGCTATAGAGAACACTTTTTTAGTGTCCAGTCTATAGCGCCCATTTTAATTTGATATAGAATTTTTTTATGATTCTTCCTTATATATAGGTAATGATATTCTAAATATTGTGCCATAATCTAAAACACTTTCAACCGTAATATTTCCCTTATATCCATTTAATAATTCTTTTGCTATTGATAAACCAAGCCCATTTCCACCTCTATGTCGGCTGCGAGCTTTATCAATCCGATAAAAACGATTAAATATTTTCTCTGAATCTTCTTGAGTCATGCCTTCACCAAAATCCTGAATAGCAATTTGAACTTTTCCATCATTAGTTGCAACTGAAATATGAACTTCCTTACGATCAGTAGAATATTTCACTGCATTATCTAACAAAATAACTAGAATCTGTTCAAAATGATTTCGGTATATAGAAACATAGACTTCATCATAAATATCGTCATCTAAATTAAAAACAAATTCAGGATGAATCAGGCTAAAATTATTGTAAGTTTGTTGAATAACTTGTTTTATGGCTGTTTTTTCACTTTTATAATGGATTTCTACTTGTTCAGCTCTAGACAAATCAAGCATTTCCTGAACCAAACTTTTCATTCGTATAACTTCTTGTAATGAAGCGGCTAGTGATTCATCTAATATTTCAGGATCTTCCTTTCCCCATCGATTTAACAACTTCAAATGTCCTTCCATAACAGCGACTGGAGTTCTTAGTTCGTGAGAAACATCCTCTACAAATTGTTTTTGTTGCTCAATATACTTTTGCATTTTATCCAACATATCATTGAACACCATCGAGAGATGATCTAATTCATCATTTCCTTCAGCAACTTCAATTCTAGAAGTTGATTGCGTATCTTTACGAAGATCATTCATCGTATTAGTAATATTTTTTATTGGCTTCAAAAAATTATATGCCAATAAATAGCCCAAGATACCACTAAAAATAAGTGCGGCAAAACTCATTGCTATCAGACTGATGATTGTGACTTCAATCAAGTTATGATAATCGGCCATTCCATCTATAATCTGTACATAACCAATAATTTGGTTTGTTTCATCAGAAAT
Proteins encoded:
- a CDS encoding DNA topoisomerase 3 translates to MKTLIIAEKPSVGKEIARVLGATQKSKTHIEGKDVIVTWALGHLLGLKMPEEYKKEWATWDLNTLPLIPEKMMITPLKNTRGQLKAIKQLAERKDIESAVIATDAGREGELVARWILEYVHFNKPVKRLWISSQTDKAIKDGFNQLQPSKKYDTLYDSAIARSEADWLIGLNVTRALTVKYQDNLSAGRVQTPTLAMVRKQEAKIHSFVPETFYTIQLIVNGKKALVQSGAPRKYNERKKAEALVASLKNQPVSVLDIKEKQSVQQAPLPFDLTELQREANQRYQFSAKKTLSLMQTLYERHKVLSYPRTDSKYLTQDMMGTMKERVLAIQNFAPQEVKEILKNGAKVTQKGVFNTAKVTDHHGIIPTEERPRPEKMEADELKIYRMVVERFVGLFLPAYKVSKTTVVFSTANILFELQQEEVIEKGWKKDVQKQSENVYKLNEQINHATYKIEKQLTEAPARLSEGNLLQNMEKNGLGTPATRAEIIEKLIKSDLMERNQNKLSTTPKGQQLLTLVNPTLVTPELTSKWEKSLEEIAKGMLEKEEFLKQIRKETARLVSEIKKSTETYKDHALTTKICPDCGELLKERSGRDGKLLICSSSTCSYKRRKDPKVSNHRCAQCHRKMEIHEGKSGNYFKCKYCNVSEKIEGKSSKKPSKHETNKLMQKINKQEEAESPLALAMKAAMEKKDN
- a CDS encoding acylphosphatase, yielding MTSFFRTIKQFIFPINKADESSKNQTNNGGISMKKVSIRVAGLVQGVGFRFSTKLVADQIGVYGIVRNESDGSVYIEANGAPEKIDLFIEKIRNSPSPSGNVDSIIVEELPSLKIRDKFTISN
- the yidC gene encoding membrane protein insertase YidC — encoded protein: MKNFKKLLLSGTLLSVVFFLSGCMGRDSDGNPSGTIYELLVVPTQRVIIQLADLFGGSYGLSIIAITLAVRLIILPLNLSQSKKSIIQQEKMAMIKPEMDEVQKKQKAAVSAEEKAAAQQELMSLYKDNNMSMLGGIGCLPLLIQMPIFTAMFQAISLSKEIGSSTFLGFSLGDQNIALAIAAGAVYFVQSYVSMIGLPDEQKKQMRTMMYVSPIMILMVSFTSPAGLGLYWFVGGVFAVFQTLITNFIFKPRIRAQLEEEAKKRPVKPKRTIKQAEPVEQKTKELNQPSNNKNTHGRNAGKQQNKR
- a CDS encoding sensor histidine kinase, whose protein sequence is MFTQEEENFREVLFGASNRLVDENKLTDSDSTALSKAIVYSAFNPSYFPDAMELREEYGQGNTTFEDSGNYQDTLYAKMNEEDVIVRVYTPTSRLLFESKLGDFSFEESSEPVIKMIEIDGEEGYYGVMPVISDETNQIIGYVQIIDGMADYHNLIEVTIISLIAMSFAALIFSGILGYLLAYNFLKPIKNITNTMNDLRKDTQSTSRIEVAEGNDELDHLSMVFNDMLDKMQKYIEQQKQFVEDVSHELRTPVAVMEGHLKLLNRWGKEDPEILDESLAASLQEVIRMKSLVQEMLDLSRAEQVEIHYKSEKTAIKQVIQQTYNNFSLIHPEFVFNLDDDIYDEVYVSIYRNHFEQILVILLDNAVKYSTDRKEVHISVATNDGKVQIAIQDFGEGMTQEDSEKIFNRFYRIDKARSRHRGGNGLGLSIAKELLNGYKGNITVESVLDYGTIFRISLPIYKEES